CGGCGACGGCGGCGTCTACGTCATCGCGGGCGCGACGCCCGGAGGGATAGTGTGGGGTCTGGGTGTTGGGACCGTGTGGCGGCGGCACCAGCAGGGAAGATGCCAGTGGCAGTGATGGCGGAAGGTGCTTTTAGTTTCAAAAAGTTGCTGGATCAGTGTGAGAACCAGGAGCTCGAGGTAGCCATTCGCGTCGCGTTGGGAGAAACCGCGGGGTCGCTGGCGGCCCCCGGAGGCGCCAGTCTCCAGGGTAACAGGGCCTGGGGCCCGCGGGGCTGGGGACGGGAGCCCCGAGTGTGGAGCCCGGGACGCTGCGGCCTGCTCTGAAGGCTAGAGATCCAGGCGTGGCCTCCCCGAACTCGCTGGGAGCTTGTTGTTTGTCTTCAGCTACCGAGCCCGAAAACCTTGTGCGTCTTTGCTCCTAACATCCTCCAATATCTTCTCGTGTTAGTTGGACTAGTTCTCTTGCCTCTCGTTCTGGGGGATCGTGAGGGAATTTGGATGTTATTAAAGACGTTTGTGCAGGCGCACAAGCAGACCAAAGAAGATGTGACCATTGTAACCTTTTATTAACTCAGAAAGCCTTTCCCGCTTTCATAATGTTATCATGTAAGCTTGTGTTTCGTCTTCAGTAAGACGGGTGAAAGTTATATCATGCACCTGTTAAAGTTAAGGTTTTTTCTTAGGCACTTAGAAAGGATTTATAACGTTAGTATAAAAAGTTAATTAACTAAAGGGGACAGCAGCCACAGGCAGCAACTCACTGATAGACACTTAATAGATGTTTTTTGATTGAATTAAAGTTGAATGAGGAGAGAAAAGGCCTTGTATCTCAGCTGTGCTGTTTTTCCGTTGATCTCTCATTTACGTAGGCATTCAACGTATTGATAGAATGGGCAGAGTCATGATGCTTTACGAATCTGTTGGAAATACTTGTTTCTTACACATCATAGTGAGACTgtttgaaagaatttgagaacTAGGTGAGGGAAGTCATTTAAATATTCTTGTGCATATAAAGACATAGAGGCTCAGAGGGAGATAAATCACAGCTGAGGACAGATCTAAACTTAAAACTCTGGTTTTTAGTGTTTGATGCTTCTACAACTGTAATAGTAAGTAGTATAAAATATGCTTACTTTTTAGATTAGtgttaataaaatactttttaaaagaataaaagtatgGGAATAAATGaggttttttctttaatttttggcCTTTTAGGCTCCTGGAGGAATTGCTACACCCCCAGTGTATGGTCAGCTTCTAGCTTTATATCTGCTCCATAATGACATGTAAGTACGTTCTACCTAAAGCTAAGAGCAGCAGCTTCCTCAAGGTTATACGGAAATTATGCTCGCGTTGAAGTAGCCTCACTAAAACATAGGCACAAGGAGCTGTATCTTTTATTATAATACTTAGTACACCTGTTTTCGTATATTGAATTATGGCTTAAATTCTGACAAGGCTGAGTTATTTTACAATACACTTGTTTTACGTATACCTTCTAAAAAACGTTCTAATTCGTTGTGAGAAACGACACTGTCAGTAGATTTAATTCTCTTgaccttttctgtctttttataaAACTTTCTTATGACCTCTTTACTTACTTCACATGTAATGAATAGaccaagagaaacagaagagaagattGAGAAAGTTAAGAGGAACTTGTTACCCACATGTGTGAGATTTCTTGAAAGCCTTTAGTTTTTTAATTATCCCTAACTAACGTCCATTGAAGAAAAGTCAGAAAGCGGAACTGTGCAAGCGGAGTCCCTTATAGTTGTTTCGACGCATTGATGATTgctgttaaattttgttttaaattctaaaccTTTTCatttcatatctttttaaaaaactaaactgaGATTTTTATTACACATATATCATTTAAATTATGTTACATTTTTTTGTAATCCCATTGTCATATGTTTGTTGTAATTCAAGCTTCCAAAGTCTTGAAAACTGCCTTGAAGGTTTTGGTGGCTCTCTACACACTTGGGAGGAGGGCTCATGATAAGGATAAAAGTATTGTGTGTCCTTCATCTTGTCAGGGATGCCAGAGCCTTGCAAGCATATGCATTTGCTTGTTacatatatgaataaattatttaggCAGGCAGTTCTCTTTCAGTCTTTGTGTTTTTAGTGTATATTGCCTTAATTTAAAATCTGgatcaataataaaaattctctACAAATGGCAAAACGTTACTTtggtaaaaatatttcatgtctttttgtcTGGAAAACTACTCTTACTTCCCTTGGACAAATTCACATAGAACTAAATTTCATTCTGTATTATAAAGAGTGTTTTAAAGTATACTTCTGTGTCTTTGCATTGGGATttagaattttaaacatttaccctggtggtttttttttaattgcttattcTTTCTTGGGGGGCTGTAAATTAGGAATAATGCAAGATATCTTTGGAAAAGAATACCACCTGCTATAAAATCTGTAAGTATTCTTTCGATATATTTTACTGCTTAATATAGTCATAGCATTCCTTTAGATGGCAGCCTCTTAAAAGTTTCTGTTTTTTGACTCATGCGGTTCACAGAAATAGTTGTTAAAGTGGTATTAAAGTTTACGACTAGATCTACAAATTCCGTTAATCGCTTAATTTCCCTTGGATGGTATAGAACTCTGTGCTCAGCTCCTGTGGGTCAGCTTTCTTAAGATGCTTCTTAAGTGTCACTTTACCCAGTAAACAACTGAGCCAGTTTAGTTGAATGTTTGGTTTTTATGTTGTATTGTTttttcaactgatttttgcagTTTCCTAAAATGGTATTTATTTCAGAACTGATATTGTTTACAAGAATATTCTAAAAATGATCATTCTTCACAGTATTATTTCTGCTCATTAGGATTTTAGATTTCTTGTTTTGGCTGGGAGAGTAGATGAAATaaccttttttaaaagtttctttcaaaGTGAATTGAAGTAAATTTGTAATTTCAAGTGATTCACTGTGTCTAGCATAAATGTGAAGCGAACGTTTTGAAACATTCACAGAGTATTACCAAGAATTcacccaaattctttttttcagtatTGATTTTCAGCAGCAGATCAGATtggtatttttattctcttttcttttcccagacATTCTGTTAAGTAAGATTAGAATGTTCCTCCAGCTTCATTGGCTTAAAATAAAGAACTACAAGCTATACGGCTAGTTTCAGTGATGTTAGTGCGAACTCTATCCTTAGGCGGCAGTGTATGACATCTTAGATTGGCCATCTATATCATTAGCCATTTTGCTATTACTTTTGTcctaaaaatacatatatatatatatttatgtacatgtatatatgactgttatatattttgtgttgcatatatgtgtatatgaaatataaatacaacatttttaaaaaacgtatAAGATAATTAATTCCCAGActtaattctgaaatatttttggaCTACTTTCTCATGACTTAATTTTctattgtaataaaaatttatataaaacatacaaataaattttccatTACCATTTACAGCATTTAAAAACCTTTTTGATAGTGATTGGGCTGAAAAGTAATTACATCtcttaaaagaaatgttgaattATGTTTAAGATGCAGTTGTTGGTAAATCTGCAGAGCGAATATCCTCAAAGGCAACAATATTTATTGCAGGCAAATTCTGAACTTGGAGGAATTTGGTCAGTGGGACAAAGAATCTGGCAGAGAGATTTCCCTGGGATCTATACAACCATCAACGCGCACCAGTGGTCTGAGACGGTCCAGCCAATCATGGAAGCCCTTAGAGGTAGTGTTTCTTTGTGGCTGAGAATTAAATTAGGCTAGACCTGTTCTGTAAGTGCGGCACTGTTAGAGTCAGTCAGTGATGTATCTAAAATAACAGATATTTTCTGCTCAGTGACGGGGGCAGGTTTCTCAATTCTTTTTTAGATTTGCTATAATCATGCTTCTTCATTTCATGTTGCTTGAGATTATATTGGCAGCTAGGGACCTCACTGTGTCTTAATTCTAGATTGAAATTGCTCTTGTCAGTGAAAGGGTATTGTTGCTACTAAAATGAAATCTTGTAATTCTCCAGTAAGGCCAAGGAATGGGTTGGTTAAGACTTTAGAAAGTTGAGACTGTACTTTAGTCTCTGTCAGCCTCAGCCTTTGATAGGGGTTGTCTTCAGCTTCTTGATTTATAACTAATCCATTCTAATATGTAGATtcttatatgttttttaattgctttggAAGATTACAAGCCTGGTGCAGCATAGCGCGGACCCCCGTAAAGCTTGACCCTGCCTGCCTCTTTCTGTCCTCCCACCCCAACACTTGCTTCCAGGCCTCCAGCTTCACTCTTGTCAGTTCATCCAGGGATCCCTTTTTACGTTGTTGTACCCCTATTTCGTATTGCCACCTTCTTCTGTAGTTAATACCTGCCCTCACTGCCCGCCTTCCTGCTCTGGAGGAGCCAGTGAGCAGGAACTTTGGAATAACTGGTCATCGCTCTGCCAAGGGATGTCAACTTTTCAGGGGAGCAGAAGGTAAAGCTTGCTTCCGAGGTGTACCTCATTCTCGTGGAATGGTAAAACCCTATCAGCATAAAACAGAACAATGTAAGCGACCAGACAGGAGGCACTTACTTACAACGTGAGGGAAATGATCAGGAGTACAGGACCAGCAGGAGGGTGTGAAGGGGGGAGTGTGGAGGAAGCTTGCACAGGCACACTAGGGGTGTAGGGACCAGCCGTGAGCTCTTCAAGTGCGCCTTGAGGAATTCGTGGAGTAGTGGACTCTGATAGTTTCTAGTTCAGTCTTACGAGCGTGACGTGAGGACACAGGCCAGGTGCCTTTTCCCAGCGTTAGACAGCAGGCTCATTGGCAGGACTAGGGCTCGGGTCTCCTGACTCAGTCAGCAACTGTCCTTTGTGTCCCTCCGGTGGGTGTAGCTGTAGTCCTTCCCAGGGGATTCTCTGTCAGATTAAGAGCTCCTTTGACAGCAGGCCGGTAGGCCCTGAACAGCTGTGCTCCATGACCTGCGGGAGTTTGGATTCTGGGGCCAGACTTCTGGAGTTCAGAGCTTGGTCCTGTCACTAGGAGTGAGCCCTCtgtgcctccttttcctcatttgtaaaatgggattataAACGGTGCTCTCCTCGGGTTGTTGGAAATGAATCGACGTGTGTAAGCACTTACCGTGTTCTAAAGCACTCTTCTTTTCACCTATGATATTTGTGACTGTGTCCCGAGAGTTTTACAGATCTCCTGATTCGTGAATGGTGCTATGTTTTCCTCCATAGGTTGCGGCCTCATGAGGGTCGTCTCATAACAGATTTGAATTACTGCTAAGTTTAATGGTTTGTTTTTTAGTGTGTTACAAAGTGCTGTTTTCTAGTTAAGAAGAATCGCTTTCTTACATCTCTTCCCATTCTGTTGTGAATCAGTCACAGTCCTGTTAGACGagtcaacgtggcctgaggagagGCCAGTGAAAGAACTGTTCTCAGAGGAGACTCACAGGGGCTGCGGAAGCCCCCAGGGACTAGCTGTACACAGTAGCCACTCTCACCCCAGACCCAGAGGGACAAGGCGAGGGACCAGCGTTACTGGAGCCGCAGGGAAGAGGCTGCCCCTCAGAAGCTGTGGATGCAGAGGGTCAGCCAGCGCAGCGCAGGGACGGGACAGGAAATACCTTCCCTGACCTGCAGAACCCCACTGCCCATAGGGAGCCCAGGGGCTGCAGACGTGGTGCCAGCCTCCCCGGAACGGAGGGGCAGAGTGGGTTGGAAAGGGCAGGACGGCCAGCTCATCTTCCCATCTGTGCCCAGCGCCGAGTGGGCAGTTCCTGGTAGACAATCGGCACTTTTAGGTAGTTTTTGAACGACAGAGTGAGCATTGTGTTAGGGTCTTCCCAAGACTCTGTCCCATGGTgaattgccacagatgttaggtGCCGGCTCCATTTATTCCACCTTCCAGCATGTCATGCTAATGCGTGTCCTCGTGAGGTTACACATTCCACCGACCTCGAGGCTGCAGAGTGACTGCTCAGACTGGACGTTAGATTCGTTCGTGCCGCGTGGCCAGCAGCAGCCCGGGTGTGCGGCCTCTCGCTGCCTCTGTGGAGTGCTGGCCTGCACTTCTGCGTCCTCCGCCAGTTGCTTCTGCCTCCCCTTGTGTGTCTCTTTGTTTTCCAGTTATGcccctttctgtttctcctctctcccttctgtttttctcttccattcacattcttttcttgttctgttcCCCTATCTTTTTTCTCACAACTCTGACAATCTGACCAGAGTACTTGAACTAAAgtagatgtttttaaaacatggtaGGCTTATCAAGTGAATATCGTTTTTGGTGTAcacttgtgttttccttttctcttgttgctctcagttcttttccattgacTGTCTGTAGCCTTCAATAGAAGAAGTTCCTTGGTCTCTAAGATGTTTTAAAAGCCTGATTTAAGGTCATTTGCTGGGAGGTTGGTAGTTAGAAGGAAGGAATTGACTGTAAAGATTTGGGAGGAGGAGCAAGGAGTGGCTCGGTGAGAAATGAGGAAACATGATTGAATGTCAGCGATTTGTAAGGAATGTGCGAGAACAGAGCCCAAGACATTTGGGTTCTGGTGGTGCCATCAGTGAGCATGTATTCAGCACATCCTTCGTCAGAGATGCTAGGCACTTGGGGAGATACAAAGATATAAAAGACAGCCCTCCTGTAGAGAAGTTTGGGGTGTAAATGAGATGAGGGGAGCAGAGAGCGTATGGCATGGGTGGTGGAGGATGGCTGGGTAAGTGAGCAGTGTAAGCAGTCCTGTGACTTCAGAGAAGGGCAGAGACGCAGTGCATTTCAGTGCCGCGGGAGGAGTTTGTAAAGTCCTAGGAATAGtagagagcagggaggagggcgTGTCCGACCACACGACAGGATGACCCCAAGGCTGGGAGATGAGAGGGTGGAAGGCTCGTCTGAGACCCTGGGCGCTAGTTTGGAGCAAAGGATGTCTGAGGAGATTGGCGTAGTTGTTAGGCAGCGTCTCAGGAATGGAGAGTGGATTTTCAGTGTGTTGCAGGGCTTTCTTCTGCCTGCAGTCTTGCCTGTTAAATGTGGCGGGTACAATCCAGAATCTTCCGTGTGCATGTTGACCGCCAGGTGAAGGAGCCCTTGTGCTACTGAAAGAGCAGCAGACAGGAGGACAAGCTAGCCGGGCTCCGCTTCCACCCTCCTGCCTCGGAATCATTGACGCTGGAGACTGAAGCCTGGGGACATCCCGTGTGCCAGCTCTAGGCAGGGCTCCTTGCTGGAGTTGTTTGCAGCCGCTTGTCTTAGGTCACTCGTTGAAGCTTGACCTTAGGACTTGAACCCGAACGAGGTCAGGAGATTAGAGCCGACTTGAAAGTTAGGAAGAGTGCTCTAGTTACAAGGTTTGTTCTGCAGCTCCCAGGTGTGATCCCGTATCAGAGACCCTCCTGAGAAAGGACAGCTAAGGGCAGAAGTAGGGCATTTCTGTGCCACTGATTCCAGTGTTTGTagatagaataaaagagaaatttaaaaatctacatcctaaatacacaaatatatttaaatgaaatttttttaggGTTTGAGTCTTGTGtatattaacttttttctctctgtattttttattgtcatttgaGAGAGACTTTTCGTCTAAGAGGAAGTATAAGAAATGcatttatggggccggcccagtggtggagTGATTAGtgtgcgtgctctgcttcagcggggttcaaaggtttggatcccaggtgcagacctacacaccactcatcaagctatgctgtggtggcatcccacatagaaagtagaggaagattggcaccagtgttaggtcagggccaatcttcctcaccaaaaaaaaaaggcatttgttTATTCAGCAATATTTGAGCACCTCTTACATGCTaggcacatatatttataagcatAGAAACCTGTGAGTTGATCTAGTCTTCCTTGTAAAATTTGGACAAGGACAATAATGTAATTTAATTGTGTGTTGTAAAAATGCCAGCTCTTTTGGTTCACTGTCTGCCAACCCTCCACTCCCCAATAGATGCGACACGGAGGCGAGCCTTCACCCTGGTCTCTCAAGCCTATACCTCGATCATTGCCGATGATTTTGCAGCCTTTGTCGGACTTCCTGTGGAGGAGGCTGTGAAAGGTATATTTGGCTTACTAATTACTTTCCAGGAAAGTGGAAAATGGAGGTGTAAATTTTAGGTCCACGGTCTCTTATCTGAACACTGAAACAGGGTATGTTTTTGAAACTTAGGTTGTGTTTCTTCTTTAGAGAGGTGATAGGAAACGTATTGCACAGCACCCCCAGCAGGGTCTTGGGCAGCAGGCCCCTGTGACCAGGCACGGTGACAGTCCTGCAGCAGGCCCAGTGTGTGAATGCCCACCCCGTTGGTGTGAGGAGAgaacagaaatagactcacaatGGGGTACTTCAGGTTTTGCCACCAAATgagttaagaaaaaattttttggtTTGTAGAGCTTTCTGGACTTCTGAGTGTGAATGAgatttttgatttgtatttacttttaaagCACTTTTTTCCAAAGATAGGCACCAGTTGATGTTCCTGTAGTCATTTCTTGTCGTGATTCCCATGGCAGGACCCCTCAATATCTTCTACTTTTATTGCTAAGACCTTTGATCAAGACTTAAACCCTATGAAATCGTGGTCAGCCCTCCAAGTTGATGCCCAGGAAGGAAGATGGAGCTGCTGTTGACTGATagtgggagggaaaaggaagatggCGAGAGCAGAGAGTTCCTGGAAGAAAAGGGTACAGAATGAAGCATTTGATAGCAGCCAACACTGGGGCCCCAGGTTGCATCCTGCTTCTTACAAGTGGTACAAAGTGACGTGCAAGAAAATAAAGGATGTgcaaattatttgcttttaagtATACCAAGTGGCTGACATTATATTTGTAATTCTGAGCTTAAACTTGTATAActtctttaaattatttctatccCTCTGAAAATCAACATATTGGTAATTtcgtttttaagaaaataagtctTAACTGATCTCATTGCTTGCATTCAGAAATCCTCATTTCACCCATTCTTCGTAAAGACAGTCTCATCCCAGTATCCCTTTGCAGTCcgttttttcctcctccatttcttAACCAGTGACCCAGGTTCTTGCGCCCCACTCTTACCCACAGGTCTCCAGATGTGCTCCTGCACTTTATTTCTCAGGTGGTGCCCAGACTAACCCCTCCCCTTGCTGGACGGCTGTGGAATATTGCATGAACCTTGTGGCATTGTTTTACCATGAGTAACATTTTGGATTCTCTAACCGAAATATGAGCCCCATTAAGCACCATATCTTATTAAATTTCCAAGGCCTATCACAATTCTAGACACATACAGGGCAGGTCAATGAAAAGTCTTATAGTAAATCATCCTGTTACTTACTCATATGAACATTTGTTTGTTTGGACTCTTCTGTTGAAATTGATCCATAATTTATTATCTAATAAGTAAGATGCCCCAGAGCCTGTACTCCTAACTGACTGCCTGGGTGTGAATCCTGGCACCCTTACCCACCACTGCCAGCTCTGTGATCTAGGACAAGTCACTGGAATTCTCTAAACTTCATTTTCCGCATCCGTTAGATTGTGGTCTCGTGTCCCACTTCACAGAGTTCTGGTGACAGTTGCATAAAATGATCCCTCTAAAAGCAGCTAGCATGGTACCCACTGATCATGCTTCTGTGTATGTGAGCTGTTGATTTTATCATTGCCGTCGTCTTTGTTATTACTGATAGAATGATTACAGAAGATACTGTGTAAGGTTTCCTTACTTCTGTTTTTAATAATGTTGATCAGGTTAATACCGTGAGATATGCAAATTCACATGAAAATGCGACCTGTAATATACCTTTCTAGTAAAAATACACATTACAGGTTAAACCACACGTTATGTCTCCCATACAAGTAATGTCACTGACAGATTGTGGATCTTGTAAATGAAAATTGTGGAGGTTTTTtggttatttcttcatttgtgtcaaatatacatttttaggTATATTAGAGCAAGGATGGCAAGCGGACTCCACCACAAGAATGGTTATGCCCAAAAAGCCAGGTAGGTGGAGCTGTTCGTCCATTTGTGCAGCGTTGAACTCTTGTAAGACTTGCAGTTTTTCAGACATTGAATTTGGATAATTTGATAGGAAAATCTATACCAACAAAATGAAAGTAACTCGTAtgttaaatatagatatagaatgATAGACATTTAGGGTAGAAAAGATCTTAAAGGTCACCTAGTTTTacgttaatttttaaaaatgtatttcttgtataaaaaactattctgtatggtgTTTCATAATCCT
This DNA window, taken from Equus przewalskii isolate Varuska chromosome 5, EquPr2, whole genome shotgun sequence, encodes the following:
- the COPS8 gene encoding COP9 signalosome complex subunit 8 isoform X2, with the translated sequence MPVAVMAEGAFSFKKLLDQCENQELEAPGGIATPPVYGQLLALYLLHNDMNNARYLWKRIPPAIKSANSELGGIWSVGQRIWQRDFPGIYTTINAHQWSETVQPIMEALRGILEQGWQADSTTRMVMPKKPVAGALDLPFSRFIPLSEPAPVPPIPNEQQLARLTDYVAFLEN
- the COPS8 gene encoding COP9 signalosome complex subunit 8 isoform X1 translates to MPVAVMAEGAFSFKKLLDQCENQELEAPGGIATPPVYGQLLALYLLHNDMNNARYLWKRIPPAIKSANSELGGIWSVGQRIWQRDFPGIYTTINAHQWSETVQPIMEALRDATRRRAFTLVSQAYTSIIADDFAAFVGLPVEEAVKGILEQGWQADSTTRMVMPKKPVAGALDLPFSRFIPLSEPAPVPPIPNEQQLARLTDYVAFLEN